CCAAACCTCAGTAGCAGGTTAGTCTCCACAGAATTAGAGTATGTGAGGTTGAGGGCAGTGTCATTATGTTTTAGGAAGCTCAGGAACTCTTTTGAATCAAGCTGTAAATCCCCGTTATCGTACATCTgtaacacacaaaacacagagttcaacaaacaatatttaaaaaaaacatttctcagtTATTTTCCAATAGAATATATGACAGAAATCACGGTCGGCTCGTTTTGACATAATGTGCAAATATCTGTTCCATGTGATTTGTAAGAAGAAGAGGTCTGACCTGAAAGTATGTTTGCAGCAGATCATGCGCTGAAGACACATTTGAGGCCAAGTTATCAGACTCCACCTCCTCCTGAATCCACTggatcactctctctctcagccaatcacGATCAGGCAGGAAACACACGACTGCAAGCATGAGCAGGCAAAACAACATGGCTGCAGTATGAGCTCTCTGAATGCCTTAAACTCTGAAAATACTCTGAAAaactcattaattaattaaaattcatgtttttgtggtGTCATTTGCAGACTTACTGGGACTCACACCTCCTCTCTTTGTTGGTTTCtctgcaaataaaaacacacagaatacagTCACaactcacataaacacataccttcctgtgtgttttttttaaaagagtgtgtttatgtacagaCCCAGACAATGTCCTCTGTGCTCCGCATGTATCTTGGTTTGGGTGATGCAGGCGTCTCTGTGCAGCTCGCAGTGGTTTCTGTAAGATCTGCCATTACTGCCACACACCCAGTGCTCTGACGCATCAcactgctgcagagaaaaaagacCAGAAACGTCTCACATATGGCCTGCAGAGCACAACACAGGGAATATCCACTTCTACTATGACTAGAAAAGAGACATGAAATTGTGGAATTATATGGAAACAGCATAAAGCACAAAACTCAAAAGAAGTGGACGttgttgcagctttatttactcaaaatatacatttataagagaaacatatttctcaaacatattgtgctttttgtgattttctgttatttatatactgttaagatgttggatatctactgtatgtagtaaaggttccaaaacttgaggtcaacgtatgtagaaatgctccctgcaagtcaaaatccagggcttcagcctgctctggaCGCTGCGTTCGCTTGCAGACAAGCTTGGGttcgaacatgtacggatgtattttAGAAGTTTACATTtagagtaaagaatgagaaaaagtagtgaaatcctcccactatagtttgtttacgtggCCTCCACCACCGGTTGATGTCTGCTGAGCAGCAGTTTGCGGGAgataaccaatcagaacaggagttgggccttaaagagacaggagctaaaacagcctgtttcataAAGGcaagtataagataaataaggagtttttttaaatcatgcagatattccagtagagccccagaataaataTATAGATCTGcaaatgtgctgtatgtgtcccctttaaaaatgttatacacatttataaaaagatcatcattttaatttaaagagaatttttaaaaattttaaagagaaacagatgaatTTCTGTAAAAGGTAATTAAGGCAAAATTTTTAGTCACTACAATGTGATTTTAGACCTGAGAGAACAGAAATCAAGACATAATTAGTTAAATAAAAGTGCAATGAGTGTAGAAATCAATCAGTAATTTTACCTGTAAACAGCGACACACTGGTTCTCCTCTGTCAGTGGAAACACACTCTCTACCCGCACCGCAGGAAGTCCTGGCACACACTGACTgctcctgacacacacacacacacacacacacacacacacacacacacacacacacacacaaaatagaAGGAGAgaatttatttagtttattgtcactGCATTTTCATGGTATTTCAATTTTATATAGTTAATAGAAACAAAGAAATGGCATATACGAGTATGTCTGTGTCCGAAATCGCTCCCTAATTCCCTATTCCCTATATAATAGACACTAAATAGTTTACTcaatagtgagcagtaaatcaAGATTTCGGACACTAACTAATCATCATCACTTTGTGTCAACTAGGGAtctgcagagagcccagtatttgtatttgtatctgtatttgttgaggcagcaaaattatttgtatttgtattcgaataaaagtggaaagaggcttaaaaatcctgtttttgttttttttatgcttttaattttaaaaaattaaagtgttacaataagtttgcgtgtgtcagtagttcagctttatctctggggaacacccccaactccgggagtgatgtccaaattaggaaatatgcgtcatgtagcaggtggatgtgactcccctcactgagacctgctgatagacgtcgcagcggagcagaggagagacactgagatagcgatgtaaccgacctgcactctggtatttgacatggtttatttttcttcctgaaaacaaataattttttaaatatttgtatgaaacaaatattcgggaaaaaaaaaaaaaaaaacactatttctgctttgccgaataatgtatttgtattcgggcacacccctagtgtcAACACCATTAGCTGTAGAGTCGCGTGATGGTAGTTTTCACATCTTTAAAATGAGgagcattgcattgtgggattgttagcagaaagtatTGTCCATGACATGTACACTACTTTTTTTGAGGGCACTATATAGTGGATATATTTACACACTCAGCattcagacactcaaataaaatggtggAGGGTAAATTTAGTGCACTATATAGTAAATAGGGAGTGATTTCGGACAcagcctatgtgtgtgtgtgtgtgtgttccagacTCCAGATGGTGACCTTTAACCTCCCACTGGGAGAGACACATGCTGTTTTGAATGACAATGAATcagcacacagagacacacacgcacactcattGTTGAGGCAGCTGGCCAGCAGTAGaggtcattttgaaaaaaatcttcatCTTATTTTTGTGCTTTGGTCATCATTCCTGacaattataataaaaaacttCACTCAGTAACTTCATCACTGAGATCAGAGgatgtgatgacatcagcagaGTCCATTAAGGAAAGTAACATGAAGGGTCAGACCATTAAGTTTTAATTAAAACCCAGTCACCTGACTCACCATGTGAAAACGAAATTAAATGTAAAGGCACATGAAGATGTTACAACAATCTACTGGACTAAAAAACAATGCGACATTGACAAAAACGATGTAGTAGGTCAACAAAATTCAGCAGACTCTTTGGACTTCGATGTTGATTTTGGtttcatatttcaaataaaagtgttttctgaCCTGCAGGTGTAGGTcgtaaaatatagaaaatgttcCTATCGCAACTCTCTTCTTGCTCTCAGCATCATAAGGAACATCACTTTCTCATGTGTGTTTTGCAAGTAATACAGAAGGAAATGAAGGAATGATAACCAAGGTGATGATAATATGGAGCCCCAAAGTGtccaaaattaaataaataaataatcatatggataaacacagacaaatcaaaaatattaccatgaaattgtaaaataatcaaacacattttcaaaattcaGCTCATTATCATGATGAAAAGTGGCATTTTGAAATAACTTTCACAGTTTCATGGctgtattatgtatttattcatatgattatttatttcataatgtcttatttatttatttaattgtagTTGCTTTTAAACGTATCATTCTTACTTTAGGTAGTTTTGAAAATTCATACCTGTTTATGCATTTTAACTGGattttgtctcctttttttactgcattttaacATATATTGAGTTTATTTGCTTGTAGTGTGACAGTTTCTTtgtctgttcatgtgttttgtttttcgtTGTCTAATAATATTTATTACCCTCTCGGccaggtctctcttgaaaaagagattttgatCTCAACGAGACTcttacctggttaaataaaggaaaatgaaatgagTTTGATGAATTTTGAACACTTTGGCTCTCCGTAGAAACACActtcaacacactcacacaaacacgcacacaggCTTCAGATTAGAGATGTAAATCCTCCCAAAAATGCATTGCACACATTCCTCCATTTACAGGTCAGAAAACCAAACACATGTTTCTGAACTCAACTATTATAACCTCAAGGCTGACTCCAACTCTTCCTCTAACATGAACCTGAGACTAAATGTTGAAGAAGTGAAGATCAGCCAAATGTCAGATCAGTCCCACGGCCGAAAAACTCAAATTATTCCACACAAAGATGCACAAGAGCGCACACACAATAGATAGCACATCTGTCACCCGGTGGCTCTCCAGCTGACATCTGCTGCACTGCAAACCTGCTGTTAGCGACCAGACAACTGGagcaaaccacacacacacatgcacacacacacacacacacacatgcacactcacacatgcacggTTGTGTTTTGGGTGCAATTATGAGTTCATGTCTGACCCTGTTTGGTTGTTGAGCAATTTGTCTTCCTCGCTCTGAATCTTTCCTCCTCTCGGtcttctctcttctgttttccTCCCTCACTCTCACTTTTACATTCATCTTTTCCTCCACGTTATTCTCTcttttgagtgattttttttcccgtGATTTTCCCCACAGGATTGTTAAGATTTATCTCTTAAAGTCATGGGCTGAAATGCAGgattttgaatatttgttttcaattttttattaaattatgtttACTTTCAGTGAGTTTTCTGCATGCTGGTAGTTTTGGTTCCTTCctgagagggttttttttaaagaaagttgAGACCAGCTATTTTATATTTCAGACAATGacattttgtgtgaaaaattGTTATTTACATGcatatttaaatgcatttttcactaCAGTTCAGTAAAACTATCCACAATTTCTCTGCAGAAAACGTTAAATCGGCAAAATGCTGCTGAagttattttcagttttagatTTACATGTAGCAGCCGTCTTTGTCATCTAATATTTAGTTTTAGCCGACTTTGATGTACTTTTCATTGTATGAATCCACACTAACGATTGTCTTTAATAGGCATTTTTGACTCAGAGGtgataaaaacagctgcagaggaCACTGTCTGAACAAACCGACACACAGAGTGTGTTTAAACTAGAATTACAGCTGGAGGGCCGAGATTAGAGATGAGCTGCCGACAGCCCTAATcagcagatacacacatacCTGAGAACATGCTCACTGTCGGACAGGTTTTaagccaaaacaaaaaaaagatcatttatacccccaaaacacacacacacacacactccaggggatattctttattcttttcctGTAGTCAGAGGTGAACATCAGTCTTTCCTGAATGACTATCAGTGATGGATTTACACCAGTTTTGGAGGATGGAACATTTCAGCAGCATTTCAGCTGCCTAGAATCATCAATATATCTGTCagccatctgtttttttttccacagaagaTATATGAAGATGCTCTTGCTGTTATCTTGTAAGTGTATGTACACCAAATTGAGGATTTAATGGGAACCTGCCCATTAATCTGTGCAGGTTTACTGGAATTCAGCTACAATCCATATAAACACAATGCAGTGACTATTGCGATGCTTGAATGATTAGTTAAAGTAATATTATATGAATTCAGCTTGTCAGGATCTGagaaaaacaacctttttttcaAGTTGAGCTTGAACGTTCAACCTTGACCTCGTCTTTTGATCAACAActtgatcatcatcatcatcatcatcaccatcaatGCCGTCCTTATCCACATCATCTTCGCCTTTGAGGTGCAGATACTGAAATTCTATCTGAGCCATTTTTGTTTGtaagttaataataaataaatcattcacACTCTGAGTTTACCTTgaccagaggagaggaggagacaggaggtgAGGCGAAGAGCAacggcagcagcaggagcacAGAGAGGGTCAACatctggagaggagaggagaggagaagagaagagaggagaggagaggagaggagaggagaggagaggagaggagaggagagtagaggagaggacaggagaggagaggagaggagaggagaggagaagagaggagaggagaagagaggagaggagaggagaggagaggagaggagaggagaggagaagagaggagaggagaggagaggagaggagaggagaggagagagtttTTAATAGTATAATCGTGAATATTTCACTATtgtaatgacaataaagttacaaaaaatacTCATACTACTGctataataacaacaacaacaataacaacaacaataataataatgaagcAGCCATACCGTGCCAGTTTAAGTTTCTGCTGTTAATCCTTAATCAACCAGTCCACATGAAAAACTGTAAGAACCTGTCAGTCAGAATCCAGGGAATCAGTCACTCCacagtgtttttgttcagtTCCTCTTTGAGCAGTCAAGAAAAGAAGAgcagtgaaaaataaatcacacaagAATCCATTTAGAGAGTTTATATCCAGCCTGTGATCAGCGTCTGCTTTGCTCTGCAGTGAAACAATGTCTGAGTgagcaacaaaaagaaagaggagagaggaggaggaggaggaggaggagagatgctgGAAAAGAGACCAGCTGTCCAGAGTCACaccgcccccccccctcttcctccagCCCCATGAGCACACATGAGCTGTCTTCTTGAAGAATGATAAGGTAAAGGCACGCGACCGGCTGACATGTTCAGACAGCGTTACACAGCCGAGGGGAGAGAGCAGCGTTAAGTTATTAGTCCtgactgacaaaacaaaatgaaatccTCTGACCAGCTGTACAGTTTTAAAACCTCGTGACATTTTTCTACTCACATTTTTCTTGAGgttgtgaacacacacacacacaataatataaTACTGCCAAAGTGGATGTTTTTGATcaactgttttaaaaagaaaaggatcATTAAAGAATGATAAAAGAGAGAAGCTTGAGTTTCATTCAGTAGGTAGTCACCTGACAACCAAGcatttgtaaaaataataaaatattaacaattacacaaaacaaagcaatttGGGTGCAAGTAAACCTTTTTTCACCAGtttataacaaacaaaaatgttgttgttcaCTCTCTGGAAAGTATTTCCATGTCAGGAACAGGCCACTGCTCATCTTTACATTAAACAATCACCTTTTTTTCACACTCATCATATTGATCAGATTCTGACTCAGACATTTACTATACAGAATTTGAGTACAATGTCAAAACTTTTGGCTTTGGGCCTCTTCctgacacagaaacactttCCAGTGAGCAAAAACTTGACtttttattagtctttggagccatttctaaacaaactaaagtaaCCACACTCTTCAGAGACAAGGAGCATGTCACACAGAGCAGTGATGTAGctcatttttaatagtttttggacaacaatggaggtctatggcacaaaggaataagatatatcaggctttggacacacacatatctatctatctatctatctatagtGTAAGTAGGTTTGATTCATTGTAGGTTTGTCTCTGCACATGAgcaatttgttgacaataaggaaaaatatagaaaattgtcaGCCTGATCCTTTAAACCCTCCAGTAAATCAAAGTCTGTCTGTTGTAGTATCACACTGTgaccagcagagagcagagtctccaTGGTGGTAGTTATTCTCATCAATACTGTAATCACTGTCTCATTCATATACAAACCCTAAAATTTAATCACTTACGTTATGGGGGcttgctttaaaaaatacaggTATTTCCGATGGacattgtctgcatttttacagtccaaccattGTAAAAATCTATTATCgataataataatctattaTAAAACATcgctagaatgttaaacaaatgtatacatctacataaaaaatgaaaaagatggcAGAACTACCTTAAAATGACctcatttaaatgaagactcttgttttcatacagtaatctttggtaaattcataggattatccaatccatccacactccccatcaaagtacagatttctggatgtaaaacacagaaaaattatgtaaaattacattcaaattatcctcctttaccacccattaatggtatcttgagatACCATTGAGAtacatctttattttatgtgattatccaatctatttacagtagatccctagtaaatgttggttttatactgCACAAAAGaataagatcatgtgataatagttACTTACATGTGTAAGTGTACTTTCTATTGGCAGAAACCAACACATTACTGTTCTTGGTTTCATTACATGATGTCTGTGTGGTACCTGTGTTAGTGAGGAGCTTGGTGGCCTCCAAGACCTTCTCTGTGTAGACTCGTGGACGTAGAAGTGACCACGTGGATAACTCTGGCAGCACGGCCTCGAATAGCCCCAGCGGTGCAATCCAAACCGTCAACATCTTTCTCCTGAAGAGCAATGACACACTTATTCACATCCTCTAGCATGTGGCTCTCTGGGGACATTAAACAATGATGCAGTTAGTTGTATATATGTTTTGTTAGTCAACCACCTTGTTGCAAACATGCCACAAGCCTGCCTGGATACAAAGGTTAGAAGTTAGTCTggaaatatgttcattttttaaccTGAGACATGCTTTAACcgcatttttgttgttgattgaaACTCACTGTAGTCCTCACTGTCAGTGGTCAGTTACACAATAGTGTGTCAAGTAGTATGTTGTACATtttgcagtttacagtaaaaatctGTAAGTATGCCACCTGTGAAAAGTGCAATATATAATTTACCGTTAATTTAAACTGGTTTAACTTATGATTATTTCTTGACTGATCAATTAATTCTGTTGTCTATAAACCGTCAAAGTAGGAAAATACACCAATTTTAGTGTAATTTACAGAAGCCCAAGGGAActtcttcagatgtcttgttttgtccaaccaacagtcccaaaccccaagatattcaattcacagtgatgtaacataaagaaaagcagcaaatccgcATATTTGTGAAGCTGGAACTGACAcacttttggcattttttcctgtgaaacaagaaaaaacaaaacaaccagaCTGAAAATCTGTCTGAACCCTGTTCAGACCAGAAATGGTCTGTGTTAGTGTTGGCATGTTGCTTCAGGTAGCAGTGAGATGACGAAATATGATACAAGAAGTCCAGTTTTTAGGGATAGATCCATGTGTTTTGAGACTATTCAGCtgccaaaacactgcatagCACTTTATAATACTGCAAGTCAGTAGTTTTTTGGAAATTGCATTGATAGAACTGTTACACTGTTTTGtgcttgatgtttgtgtgatgtataattatttgtgtaataattattattttttcattttcagtctagGAACAAAATGTTCATGAACATGTGATGCACTCTGGCCCTTCGTAGTCTTCTGGTGTATCAGCGCGAGGGGTCTCTGAGTTCTTCAAGACAAGCAGTGTAACTTCTCAGTACACTTACAGAAATGTCAATATCTATCAGTACAGTGTTGACATAACATATTGTATGGGAAACAAACTTGAATCCCTCCTATAGCATTCTTAAAATTTAAGAAGATTGAAGGATAGGTTTGgactttttcaagtctatctcaATACaacattcaaatgtcaaatgttattAGAGGGCGGAAATTATTTGTCCTATCATAATAGCCATAAAGCAGTCCCTTCCTGTCAGGTGATGAATCAGATGAATCTCTAACCGGTCTGCAGAATTACACTGAGTGTGTTTTGCCAGTTATCAAGTGGCTCCACAtgatcacagctgatggaggccACTGTCCAGTGAGAGCTTGATTCTAATTGATGCTACCTGGATGAGATGTCCCAAACTGATTTACTGCACAATAGTTGACGCTTCATATGATGTGcactgtctgtgcagattagtCACTGCATAAATGCCTTTCTATAGATGCCTGTTCTTTGTCTAGCTGTCAACATATccacatttctatttattttttgagacATTAAGTGTACAAATCTATTGATGAGGAGGTTCACTCAGTGCGACACCTGCTGGTCATTTTTTGTAACTACTTTTGGCATGCTTGCTGTTGGTTCTATGCCATTGACCTCTGTAATTATAGATAACAGACTTTAACTGTCTGTTATCAATAATTTACTTTTGTAATTATTGATAACAGACTTTTTCTTCAGAGTTTCCTGAAGAAAGCATACTAAAGTGCTTTCGTTTTCAAAATAGACATGATGCATTATGGTCAATCAGCTGCACATGATCCAGTCatataataaaacactgttGCTTCACTGCAATTGAAAATGAAAGACGTGTTCATTTGATATggaagacatttttattatcattgtaGGTCATAAAACAACTCTCAGTAAgaacataataataaattattattcaattatAATCATCAATTATTTAAGGCTGAAGGGCATCGTGTTTCATCAATGTTTGGGCCTCATAGCTTGAGATTTAACAGCCAGCTTTCCCCAGCTCCTGCAGGCTCTCCTCTCTACTCTGCCAACTAGCCaacatgtttctgtgtgcagtattgtaaataactttgcaaatatatttaacagcCCAGTTCCTGTAAGGGTGgatggcatttttgtttaatatcttttctcctgtttctgttAAGTTAGGAGTTATGtcagtaatttgtttttttgtttctttatgtttaaattaGTAATTTTAGGTTGATTAGCtttagttttcttttgtttgttattttgctgttaactCATCCTGAAACCACaactatgaaataaacatttaaagggcTGCAAAATCCCTTGTTGTTGTCCCTTGTTCCTCTGCTTCTCCCAGTTTAAAGGCCCCTAATGATAGACCCACAGAGGTGTTCTTGCCTATTTTGCTTGATTAGACCTCTACTCAGGAGTGTGTGGGCCTGTATAGACTGTCCTTGATTGACATCTGCCCTAAAGAAGTAAAACGCATTTCCAATCCACTGATAGAAATATGAACGTATATTCAGACCAtacaatatatatctaaaaaaaaacacagcagtagagTGGACATAAGACTTACTAAGTTTCATTCAGCTTATTCTGCTcgttttataatgttttttttttttaattttacaacagttggactgtaaaaatgcagataatgtctacagttaatatctgtatttttttctttttttaattctctgtagaataactaaaaggctttttttttaccattcttttacttttttttttttttttacatgaaatttaaagttttgctgtaaaaaaacagaaagttgccttaattttacattcagtaataggatgtgtattttttgtatttttacatagaactcaatgtaatttaacattcaagaccattaagtaattgaataatcctgttaaaaaaactataatattacattatattaatttacagattacagccttatggtgaatattttcaataaaaataatttactgtgtttttatggcatttacactaaaaaactaaaataatacagtaaatttctgtgacataacttttttttttacagtgcagctTTACCTTTACATTTCCAAGAGCATCAATATTGCTGATAACAACAGAAACAGGGAAGaaacataaaagacataaaagttGGTTAGATGAGGAGAGTGGATTTGAGAGTTGAGAGTTTGAGTTGAAGGAGAGCATGTAGAAAAGTATAACAATGTGTTTTCccctcaaacaaacaaataataaaaaaaacaggtcatTTGAGGAGCAAATTTCCCAAAGTCCTGCCACATAAATAGGATTAGAGCGCCAGTACTTAATGTTCTGCATATTCAAACTAATCATTAGCTCATTGTGGACaggatgtttttgtctgctctctctctatcaagtattt
This genomic stretch from Thunnus albacares chromosome 14, fThuAlb1.1, whole genome shotgun sequence harbors:
- the LOC122997368 gene encoding follistatin-related protein 1-like, encoding FASPPVSSSPLVKEQSVCARTSCGAGRECVSTDRGEPVCRCLQQCDASEHWVCGSNGRSYRNHCELHRDACITQTKIHAEHRGHCLEKPTKRGGVSPIVCFLPDRDWLRERVIQWIQEEVESDNLASNVSSAHDLLQTYFQMYDNGDLQLDSKEFLSFLKHNDTALNLTYSNSVETNLLLRSLCVDALIELSDENADWKLSLNEFINCLTPSYHPPERKCALEDEVFEDGAETQLECNKCVCACGNWVCTALTCNAEHQVEEDVKDGGEEEEMTEEEWSRRVAELNALQVDSRH